AGTTTAGTAGGCGCTGCACGGTGTCAGTAGGCCGGCGTTGCAGGGGCCACATGATGCGGTGACGGGGAGATTGATGTGATAAGGCCAGTGCACGTTGCCATATCTTTTGCATCGATGGGTCTTGGAGACTTAGAAAAGGAGAGGTAGGAGATTCGATAGAGAGAGGAAAAGGCATGTTCATAATATTCTTATGGAAGGGTCTGAGGCGCTAGGAGAGGTGATAGTTGAAGAGTTGTAAAATTTTGTTGCCCATCTGATCGATTGTGTGATGTGTTTTCACAAAGAGTTCAGCTTTTTCAGCGCGGGCGATGCAAGCGTCGTAGTGTCGAAGGCATTTCTCTATCGCGGCAATTAAGGCTTCTACTGAATGCGGTGGAATGAGCTCGCCATACATTCCTTGATTGAGGGCTTCTGGAATGCCGCCGACTCGCGTAGCAATGACTGGTGTGCCTGCGGCCATAGCTTGGAGTATCGACTGGGGAACTCCTTCACCGCTGGTGCTAGCGAGGATGCAGAGATCCATCGCGCGAAAGTAATTCCAAGGGGCGTCACGATGCCCGAGGAGGTGTATGCGGTCTTTGCATGCGAGCATCTCGCGGTCGCGCTTCAAATGTGGCTCGCCAGGGCCTGTTCCTACAAGCACAAGATGTAGATTCGGGAAATTTTCTGCGAGGCGATCAAATGCAGACATGAGTAGACGATGCCCTTTCCAGCTTCTCAGCACGGAAACTTGACCTATGAAGCGGGTATGTTGAGGGAGGTTGAGCTCCAGAGCTAAATTTCGGCGTGCCGTCTCGCGATCGAGTAGGCTTTGTGGCGGTTGTATTCCAGTGGGGACGTTGCATACGCGGTCGATAGGGAGTTGGAAACGGGACTTGATTTCTTCGGCTATTCTCGAGCTCGTCGTGATCGTTAAGTGGGTCATGTAGCGATAGAGCAACATGTTCTGTGGATTCTTTGCGATCGGAGTGCTGACGTGGCGATACCGCACACGTAATGGACTACGTGCAACCATTGCTGCAGACAGCCCAACCCAACTATCCACGCTGCTGTGAGTGCAAACGATGTCCGGTCTTGTCTGTAAAAAAACTCGGGCGAGCTGCGTAACATCGGCAATTTGATCGCGCTTCTGAAAACCTATCGGGAAAACTTCAAACCTCTCTGCACGAGCGCGAGCAAAGATCTGAGAATGAGATGGCGCCACTAGAAATACGGTGTGTCCATGCTCACGAAACCACATGGCTTCGGCTAGGACACGGATCTCCTGTCCTCCCCAGCCCTCGGATGCCTCGGTGTGGACTATTTTCCAACGCCTCATGCATTTACAATCTATCAGCTCAGCGGGATCAATACCAAGCCTTCTTCACAAGAGCGTAGGCGGAGTGGTTGTGGATGCTTTCGATATTTTCGGCTTCGATTTGATATGCAGTCACGCGAGGTTCACTATTGAGCTTTAGCGCGACATTTCTTACTAGATCCTCGACGAAGACTGGATGATCGTAGGCAAGCTCAGTGACTCGTTTTTCGTCAGCACGCTTCAGAAGTGAAAACACCTCCGCGCTGCCGCAAGACTCCACCCATTTGACTAATTCCTCGATCCAGACTGTCGCGCGAGAGCGAATAGCTACCGTCACGTAGCCACGTTGATTGTGGGCGCCGTATGCACTGATAGCTTTCGAGCAGGGGCAGAGAGTGGTGAGCGGCACGCGGATCTTTAAAACGAAATCATCACGTCCGTCTTCGTGGGTGACCACGAAAGTCACCCCATAATCCACTAAGCCCCGCGATTCCGTTACGGGTGCTTTCTTTTCGATAAAGTAGGGAAAATCCAAAATAAGGTGCGCCGCTGAGGCATCAAGCCGTGTGCGCAGAGAGTGCACAATCGGAAAGAGTTGATCAGCCTGGATCTCGCGTCCATGGCTGTGAAGGATTTCAACAAAACGGCTCATGTGTGTGCCTTTGTAATGATGCGGAAGATCGACGGTCATTTCGACGCGAGCTACAGTGTGTTGGATCACCTGAGAAAGATCCCGCACGGCGATCGGATAAAGCAAATCCTTGATGCCCACACGATCGATAGCGATTTCTCGATAGTCGCGCTCATTCTGGCGATCTGCCAGCATACAGTTGGCAGCATTGTCCTTACTCATCGTGTTACAAGCTACAACAAAAAAGCAAAAACGCTAAGCGTTTTGCCTTGGCGGAAACGGACGTTTTCTTAGCTTGTTTCTCGACAAGTCATGAGGGCGCGCAGTCTTTGGTT
The nucleotide sequence above comes from Candidatus Methylacidiphilales bacterium. Encoded proteins:
- the folE2 gene encoding GTP cyclohydrolase FolE2, whose protein sequence is MSKDNAANCMLADRQNERDYREIAIDRVGIKDLLYPIAVRDLSQVIQHTVARVEMTVDLPHHYKGTHMSRFVEILHSHGREIQADQLFPIVHSLRTRLDASAAHLILDFPYFIEKKAPVTESRGLVDYGVTFVVTHEDGRDDFVLKIRVPLTTLCPCSKAISAYGAHNQRGYVTVAIRSRATVWIEELVKWVESCGSAEVFSLLKRADEKRVTELAYDHPVFVEDLVRNVALKLNSEPRVTAYQIEAENIESIHNHSAYALVKKAWY
- a CDS encoding glycosyltransferase, producing the protein MRRWKIVHTEASEGWGGQEIRVLAEAMWFREHGHTVFLVAPSHSQIFARARAERFEVFPIGFQKRDQIADVTQLARVFLQTRPDIVCTHSSVDSWVGLSAAMVARSPLRVRYRHVSTPIAKNPQNMLLYRYMTHLTITTSSRIAEEIKSRFQLPIDRVCNVPTGIQPPQSLLDRETARRNLALELNLPQHTRFIGQVSVLRSWKGHRLLMSAFDRLAENFPNLHLVLVGTGPGEPHLKRDREMLACKDRIHLLGHRDAPWNYFRAMDLCILASTSGEGVPQSILQAMAAGTPVIATRVGGIPEALNQGMYGELIPPHSVEALIAAIEKCLRHYDACIARAEKAELFVKTHHTIDQMGNKILQLFNYHLS